In Bacillus thuringiensis, the DNA window TTTGGATTACTGCTTGTTTGCCTGCAAATGCTGCATCTAAAATAATAATCGTTCTCTGAAGAGTATCATTTGTAATTTTCACAACATTCCCACTTAACATTGTATCATCGGATACATTTTGAACATTTAAGACCGTTCCATTCGGTTTTTCAATATGACAATTAATCATCTTGAATGATTTGAGGTTATTTACTGTAAGTAACGTATTGTTTTTATCCTTACTAATGAACTTACAATCTCTTAATTCTAAAGAATCTGTATTACTTGTAATACCCAACAAATCAATTTCCTTAAAAAAACAATTTGTGTATGTTCCTGCAAATAAGGTTGGGTTTTTAACATTATTAAATAGTGTATTTTCAAATATCCACCCTGATTTAAATGTTCCCGCTGTTACATAATTTAAATACAACACATCTTGCCCTTCAAACACACAGTTTGAAATTATTTGCGGCTCATTTTTCACCTCTAAAGTCCATTGATACAATGATGACAAAGAAGTTAGTTTATCAGCATCGTTAAAAAAACGACATGAATCAACTTTAACTACATATGAAAAAGGTGTATCAATAATCATCTTACTATTGCAAAAAACATTACCTAGTATGTTAATAGACCTGTTCGCATACGCACCCTGCGTGTTTATTTGTGTGCCATAAACGTAATTATTAGAGAAAATAACATCTCCTGACAAAGCGATCTTTGTTAATCGAATATTATTTCCTGCCACTATTACCCTATCCGCGCCACCATTAATAGCTAGCCCAACATAAGCATTTGATACTGTATTCATTATAGAATTATCCAAAACATAAATAAATTTCCCATTTACAACAATAATATTATAATTTTTATTATCATGAAAATTATTTCTTTCAATATAAATATATTGGTTTAAATCATATCCATCTTCAATATCAATTCCACTTTGTGGATTAGTACCTGCAATATGATGAATATTATTATCTCGAATGTATACATTCTTTGCACCACATACACTGATTCCTTGTCTACGACAGTCATGTAAATCACATTTCTCAATATACGTATATTGAGGGAACGAAGGCACTCGAACATTTATTAAGCAATTTGTAGGAACAGGCACATTACCTTGATGCAGGACGATTTTAGCATAACTTGCTCCTTTAGGAACCTCTACTTCATCAAAAAATTGCACATTAATTTTTGAAGATATAAATACATTACTTAGAGTATAAAAAATCACATCATAATAATCGCATTTTATATCAGAACCCAATGCTCCAAATCCATTTCCATATAAACCGAAGTAACCATACTTTACAATAGCCACTTGGGTCATATCAATTTTCAACTTGGAACGTATCTTTGTTGTACTACTTATTAATGAACCATCTGTTGTATTAATTGCTCCCTGTTCAAATGAACTTGCTAATGATGTAGGAAAAGGTGAAATCTGCCCAAAAGTACTGTTCAGTGTAATGGCATCTCCTGTACAATCTAAAATATCTAGATTATCTAAAGATAGAAACCTTATATTGTTCCCCCCATCGGCAGGCGGAGTAAAACTCCCTACTTCAATTCCATACCCTCCCTCATGTGTTCCTCCACTTGAATAATCATGCGTATCTCTATCTCCTTGGATAACACCATTTGTAACCCTAGAATAAATCTGATTTTTACGGAAACTTATAATTGCATAACCTGTCAATTTATTTGTTTCCATTTTTAAGATTGAACCATTTAAATTCAGTGTAAGATAGCTTTGAGGTTCAATAGGATTTTGTTTATCAATTAAATATATACCTTTTGGTAATAAAACTTCTGTATATCCTTGTTGCGACGCCCAAACTAAAGCATTATTAATCCCTTGAGAAGTATTAACGGCATCAGTTCCATCATTTTTTACATTCCACCTATCTAATTCTAATGTATATATACTTGAAGAATTTAGAATCCCTAACGATTTTGGAATCCATTTTGACTGATTACTATCATAAGTCAAAATATCGTCATTAGAAGGCGGTTTGGTTACAAAATTCAAATCACTCAAACTTCCAAGATTCGCCTTTCTGATCCACATCAATTTTCACCTCTTTTTTACTTTTCTATATATTA includes these proteins:
- a CDS encoding right-handed parallel beta-helix repeat-containing protein encodes the protein MWIRKANLGSLSDLNFVTKPPSNDDILTYDSNQSKWIPKSLGILNSSSIYTLELDRWNVKNDGTDAVNTSQGINNALVWASQQGYTEVLLPKGIYLIDKQNPIEPQSYLTLNLNGSILKMETNKLTGYAIISFRKNQIYSRVTNGVIQGDRDTHDYSSGGTHEGGYGIEVGSFTPPADGGNNIRFLSLDNLDILDCTGDAITLNSTFGQISPFPTSLASSFEQGAINTTDGSLISSTTKIRSKLKIDMTQVAIVKYGYFGLYGNGFGALGSDIKCDYYDVIFYTLSNVFISSKINVQFFDEVEVPKGASYAKIVLHQGNVPVPTNCLINVRVPSFPQYTYIEKCDLHDCRRQGISVCGAKNVYIRDNNIHHIAGTNPQSGIDIEDGYDLNQYIYIERNNFHDNKNYNIIVVNGKFIYVLDNSIMNTVSNAYVGLAINGGADRVIVAGNNIRLTKIALSGDVIFSNNYVYGTQINTQGAYANRSINILGNVFCNSKMIIDTPFSYVVKVDSCRFFNDADKLTSLSSLYQWTLEVKNEPQIISNCVFEGQDVLYLNYVTAGTFKSGWIFENTLFNNVKNPTLFAGTYTNCFFKEIDLLGITSNTDSLELRDCKFISKDKNNTLLTVNNLKSFKMINCHIEKPNGTVLNVQNVSDDTMLSGNVVKITNDTLQRTIIILDAAFAGKQAVIQNNTITAINLIQVGIDNRTTSSTLQVVMQNNMLNNATMMITGKEFLQGNIVNGVLDPYYRIPTIPTTGYYRLGQELRNSNPIAGGYIGWICSKAGYANNQTWTASKSYVKGSRINFGNHVYEAVNNGTSHTIPPTFSTISNGTITDNDIVWKEIGPLAMFVTFGQMNA